The Priestia megaterium NBRC 15308 = ATCC 14581 region TTAATTATTTTATCTCGAGTGCTGTTAGGAGTTGGAGAAGCACCGTTCTTTCCATCTGCTGCTAAAGCAGTTAGCCATTGGGTTCCGCGTCAGGAACGCGGAAAAGCTATCGCAGCTTATGATTCTCAATCCAAACTTTCCAACGCCATCGGAGCGCCTATATTAGCACTAATTGTAACAGAGTGGGGCTGGCGAGGCGGTTTCTTAGCAACTGCTATTCTTAGTTTCATATATGCTATTGTTTATTGGATCTGGTATCGTGAACCTCATGAAGATGAGCGTTTGACGAAAGAAGAATATGACTACATTGTTCAAGGCGGTTCTCAAAGTTCAGAAGAAGTTAAAGGCAGTGCAATGGAGAACATTCGATATTTGCTAACTAAAAGAAAAGTCTGGGCAGTATTCATTGGATTTGCGGCATACGGCTATTCATGGTTTTTGTTCTTGACTTGGCTTCCTGGATATTTAGCAACAGAAATGAACATGTCTATTTTAAAATCAGGCTGGTACTCGGCCATACCGTGGATTGTAGGTACCATTACTGAAATAGTAATCGGGGGTTGGCTTGTTGATCGTCTTATTAACAAAGGGTATAACCGGACGCGTGTCAGCAAGTTTTTTCTAGTAATAGGTATGGTATTTGGTTTGTCAATTATTGGGGCAGCGTTTACTCACAGTGCGAACGTAGCTGTATTTTGGATTTCAACAGCACTTGGAGGTCTTGTTGTCACATCTGCTGTTGCCTACAGCATTCCTACATTTATTGCACCAAAAGGAACGGTAGGAACATTAACGGGACTTTTAACATTTGGGAATAACTCGATGGCTATTGTTGCACCTATTACGACTGGGTTTATTGTTCAAGCCACGGGTTCATTTATGTATGCTTTCCTTTTAGCAGCTGCTTTTTTAGTGATTGGAATTTTAAGCTATACGTTCCTATTAACAGATTTAGACCCGATTGAAAGCAAAGAGTCTATTCTATTAGAAGAAAAAGAGTTAACTTTAGAAAAATAAATCATCTTAATATTTCGACTAATGATATTCATTTTTAACATATCAAAGGAAATCTACTAATTAATTATCTTAATTAAGCATACAAACAGTTATTACCGGAGGGGATTCAACGTGTTAACCAAAAATTATGGACCTTTAACAGGAGTTCAAATAATAGATATTTCTACTATGATTGCTGCTCCCTTTGGAGCTACTTTACTAGCGGACTTGGGGGCGGAAGTAACCAAAATTGAGCTTCCGGGAAAAGGAGATACGCTTCGGACTGTAGGGCCTTGGAAAGGGACTGAACCTTTAAGGTGGCCCGGACTTGCTCGCAATAAAAAGTCTGTTACGCTGGACATTCGATCAGAAGAAGGAGCAGAAATTTTCAAAAAGCTAATTAGTGGCGTAGACATTTTAATTGAAAATTTTCGCCCGGGTACACTGGAAAAATGGAACTTAGGATATGAAGAGCTTAAAAAAGTTAACCCTAAGCTAGTAATGGTGCGCGTATCAGGTTATGGACAAACAGGTCCTTATCGAGAGAAAGCTGGATTCGGCACACCGGGGACAGCATTTAGCGGACATACCTATTTACAAGGATATTCAGATCGTCCGCCCGTCAGTCCTTCTTACTCTTTACTAGATTATGTAACGGGCATATATACCGCGTTCGCTTGTGTAAGCGCTATCTATCATAGAGATGTGCACGAACAGCCGGAAGGTCAAGTAGTAGAAATGGGATTATATGAATCTATTTTTCGAATGATGGAGTTTTTAATCGCTGAATATGATCAAAACGGAAAAGTAAGAGAGAGAAGCCCTGGACTTGCAGGTCACTCAAGCCCAGCAGGCACATATGAAACAAAAGACGGAAAGTTTGTTGTATTAGTATGCAGTACAGACTC contains the following coding sequences:
- a CDS encoding CaiB/BaiF CoA transferase family protein codes for the protein MLTKNYGPLTGVQIIDISTMIAAPFGATLLADLGAEVTKIELPGKGDTLRTVGPWKGTEPLRWPGLARNKKSVTLDIRSEEGAEIFKKLISGVDILIENFRPGTLEKWNLGYEELKKVNPKLVMVRVSGYGQTGPYREKAGFGTPGTAFSGHTYLQGYSDRPPVSPSYSLLDYVTGIYTAFACVSAIYHRDVHEQPEGQVVEMGLYESIFRMMEFLIAEYDQNGKVRERSPGLAGHSSPAGTYETKDGKFVVLVCSTDSTFDRLAEAMERKDMLKDPRYYTNVERLKHDHEVQEIVSNWIKSFTQDELQVKLDSFGVPVSPIYSIEDIFNDPQYRERENIVEVEHPRLGKIKVPGVVPKFSHTPGAIRHRAPELGEHNEEILGGKLGLSSEDLAVLKEKGVI
- a CDS encoding MFS transporter, whose translation is MKKHRWSIVFLIAVGVVVNYFDRINMSIAMPLLQKEFNLTAGQMGIFLSAFAWSYALLQLPIGPLLDKIGVKWVTRVATVIWTVACLLTAVANGWGLIILSRVLLGVGEAPFFPSAAKAVSHWVPRQERGKAIAAYDSQSKLSNAIGAPILALIVTEWGWRGGFLATAILSFIYAIVYWIWYREPHEDERLTKEEYDYIVQGGSQSSEEVKGSAMENIRYLLTKRKVWAVFIGFAAYGYSWFLFLTWLPGYLATEMNMSILKSGWYSAIPWIVGTITEIVIGGWLVDRLINKGYNRTRVSKFFLVIGMVFGLSIIGAAFTHSANVAVFWISTALGGLVVTSAVAYSIPTFIAPKGTVGTLTGLLTFGNNSMAIVAPITTGFIVQATGSFMYAFLLAAAFLVIGILSYTFLLTDLDPIESKESILLEEKELTLEK